The DNA window ACAGATATTATTTGAATGTGGGACAAAGTCAACAGTCCAACTGAGATTGGATTGCAATTAAAGCTTTATAGCTACAGTTAGCCAGAAGTACCGATGTAGAGAGAAAATAGAGTTTATTACTGTGAAAGCAAAACTGCCCccaatttattttctaataagAACAACTGGGTGGTTGCATTTTATGGACTGTAATCCTGGTGCCTGAACCATGTCAAAATACCTTTAGTGCCATCATCTGATAATCACAAGAGCAATGCCTGCCTTTTATATTCATGTTGAATGTCTTTTCTAGTTACAGGTCACATAAAACTTTCATGGCATCCTACCTGGGAACTGCAACGGAGCAAGAGAAACTACAGAAACCCGTCGGTGACGTGGTGGTGTGAGAGTTTAGAGTTACGATGAGGTAGGTGTCTTGTTGTTGAGCTACTGACCTACTTGTGAGAACCTTATCACACAAACGCGAGTGTTCACGTTGCATCGTATCATTCGGTTCTGACACCACACGAACATTTGATACTAGATTATTTAGTCAAGTTAGACgttaataaaggaaaaaaagcttGCTCACAAATAAACTTCCATTGGTCTAACATTTCCTTACTGCGTGGGACTCACACAGCAAAATCAGTGTGTAGGCTGACAATGTGttagatttatttaaacagctgtGGCCCAACCTGTTAATATTAAGATATATCTGTGGTAAATACTGACAATTTCCCAGGTGAGCAGCTACATTTTGCTGCACCTCATTTCGAAGTTGCTCTCAAAAAAAGGAGTCAAAACCGATGCTCTGTTAATGTCATTTGAAGGACATGTAATCACGCACGCCTGCATTTCCGGTGGTTTTTGGTATTTTGGTGATGTCTTTCTTGCTCAAGTCTTCAGAGGGCGGCTTCTGGCCTCTGCTCACGTGATTCTTAAGCCAAACAGGAAAGAGTGGGCTCGGAGAATGACAGCACAGCCCGTACGcctgttgttgttattgaatTTGTTGCATCACGCAAAGAGGAAACCCTACTAGAGGAATTAGTGCAGATTAGATGGGGGTGTCTCAGCCTGTCCCATTTCAGCACTACATACCAGCGTAAAGAAAAATGACACACTCGGTAGTACACATTCACCTGTGTGTCCAAACAATAACAGTACTGACACGCTGCACACGTGATGACCCTGCTGTAAGAGCTTAATCACCAAACTTGCCGTGTGTGTGGTCAGATCTCCACGAGtgagacacatacacatgcagccTTCACGTGTTTAGACAGACTAGCCTGAAGACAACAATAATGTGGCCGTGCAGCATTCTCCTCATTGTCTGTCACTCACTGTCCACCCTGAGAAAAGCAAGTCTGGCTCGCACAGACAGCAAATACTGGGAACATGGTGATCTGTCACTTCATGAGAACTGAACCTCAGACAAAGGCGTCTTTTATTATATCTTGTTGGCCATGTAATTGGATTGTAGGCCTTAGTAAAGCAACTGCTAACACATGGGAGGACAACATTTAAGGGAAGGTGCTGAACAGATTGCTAATCCACTTTATATGGTTTATTGGTTTGGCTGATTTAAAATGAACCACACTCGAAatggtaaaataataataattaacatcCTCATGATTATCACCGTCATTTAACTAATCCAGCATTTGCAGATCTATATTAACCTGGCATGTACAGTTATTCATCAATAGCAGTAAAGACTGAATTAGATGCAATACACTGTATCTATTCTTTATGATTTTAAGTCAGCTTTGAATGCATTTCAAAGCCGATTTTCATCTTAATTGTCTTATTTAATGATCTTGTTTTCTactgtgtgcttgttttgtcttgtttctctgtCGATATAACTGCTGACCTTtgatttctcttcatttttcctCAGGTGACTCAAACATGAAGCAGGCCAGAGGAGTCTGAGGACCCAAGAAAGAAGTAGCGTGAATAGACTGCTTCATTAgatgctgtggaaaaaaaacactgtccaGAACTTGTTAGAATGTAATTTATTTAGTGTGATTATTTATTGCTAACCACTGTATGactgtttgtatgtttggaTTGTTGTTATAATATTGTGTGCGAATGCTGAGCATTCAGTTCGTCGATGTCCTGTAGGTTCGGTCTTTATTTATTGCACTGCTGTTGTCATAGGTCAGAGAAAGCGCTCTTCATCTCACTCTGGAAAAGGGATGGAATTTGATCACCAATAAAATGTCTCAGTGTTATGTGAAAGTGTTATTTGttgatgtgtctctgtctgagtTTAGTGTTTACATTCCCATCTATGGATGCGTCCCATACTTCAGCAGCGTGCTCACACAAACATCTCGGCCTTTTAGCCAAACACAGATTGAGCAGACAAGAATAACACAGCGAGAAATCCTGAGAAACCTTTCTGACATCACTGAGGAATTCTGAGAATCATGAGGGCAACACAAAAGCATGAGCGACCAGAACGTCTTtttaggtgtgaatgtgtgtgtgtgtgtttggcaagCTGGATCATGAATTAATCAGTACCCCTTGTGCTTGAGTCTTAGTAGATATAACAACTTATCTTGATGAAAAACATTAAGCTATACACGCTGGCATTAAaccacattcacaaacacaccaaccaTTGTGTTGCTATGACACTGCAATGTTTTCAACAGTGGGTTGACATCCAAAGCTTTGTGAATGGATAGAAGACATACTGAGGCTCAGGTGGACTGGGAAAAGAAGCAAGGGGTGTGTTTGGTCGGAACTATTTTGGCAATGTCCAGGTAACGTGAAGTTCTCTCCCAACACAAGTGCAAACAAAGACTTGAACATAATTATACTGTTCAGGACAAAGGAGCCTAAAATAGACTGTGGCATACAGTTGGAGAGACACAGGTTCATTCTGTGTGGTGCAGGGATCGGAAGACAGTGctttgaaaaacacataaagtcaAGAAAAACACGACACTACCTTAACATCATAACTGCACAATGAAAACTAGAAGTTGAGCTCAGTGTTGAGCTTTGATGAGGTTAATAGCTGAGCACACGTCAGGCTGCCCTTTTAAAGGCATTGTTTGAAGATATGGGCTTACCCTCACTTGACTCTATTTTTGGAACTGTATGGGAGTGATTAGCAGAAAGCAATTCATCACTAAACACAGCTGGCAGGTGTCACTAAACCATAGTCTATGAGTTACGTGTAGTATTTATTAAGCCACCAGTCCAATATGTTCCCATGCATCATAcatgcattttgcattttttgcatattttggAAATTGTCGTggtagagattttttttttctgttctagTTCTCCATAAATaacttatttttcattttgtcatatGTCATACATTGGACATTCTGCATTGGATTGTTTCAACTTTCAAGATTTTCCTGTTTGGTGcattattttatgcatttaaatattgtattatagTACATCACAAACATTCATGTCTATATTGAGCACATTCATTACGTATACAGAGTATTGGTAGAAGAAGTAATGGCAACAGTgatttaataactggttaaaccacctttggcagcaataacctcaaacaGGCTCGTCCTCTAGCTGTGGATTAAATTTTCAGGATGAactcacagaactgcttcatcTCAGTCAAATTCTTAGGACGTCTGGTGTAAATGACTTTCTTGATGTCACtccacagcatctctgctgggttgaggtctgggctttaACGGGTCCGACCCAAAAAGTaggttttgtgtctctgaagtcattctgttgtaGATTTGCTTTGATGTTTGGGGTCAGTGTAAGTAAGGGCAAACTGTCAAGGCCCTGCAGCAGTGAAAGAAATCCCAAATCACGACATACCAATGACTGCAAAGGAACCCAACATTTCAACTGTATCttcaaaaatgattttatgtGTAGTCATGTTTTGACAAAGCTTTTCAGGTGCTTATTGGTGAAATATTCAAATCGATGTATATCCCAAAATGTTGATCAGTTCCTTTTAGAAATCAGGCcctattttttaaatcttcatcTAAAACTATTGTTGAAAAATGGATAGTTGTCTTGTAATCTTGAATCTGGGTTAATATTATAGAAGAGGCTCTGTGTTTACACCTATAAAACCTCTGACTCACCTGTCAGAGTAAAACTGTTTCCAGTTACCTTTGTAAAACAAgatttcacactgtgtttgttgcGTCACTGGACAGGTAAAGGTGAAGCAAGATGGTCACCTCATCTGACACAGGTGATGCAAGCCCAGGTAAACATTTACTCTCATGTGCATGTGGGGGTGTGATAGTGACCTCCGTGGCAGAAATAGGTATTTAAACACTCCAAAAACCATTCATTCATAAACAACGCACACAACATTCATCCATTGATGTGGGTGTGGTGGATACTGATAGTTTCAGTGGCACCGAGGTGggcatgcatgtttttgtggGTGACCATGGAAGCAAAGTAAACACTCAGGAGGGTGGTTGGTCAGTAATAATTCACTTCCAGCTCAAATAAGACATACTGGAATTTCCTGGGTGTGGTAACATCTTTTTAATGGACCTGGTCAGTTGCCAAAGCTTGgatgtcttttgttttaatttttttacttgGTAAAATAACACAGGGCTGTTAAACAGCCCCCAATTTTGGTCCATCTACTGAATGGATACACACATTGGTACACTTAGTGCCACTATAACATAAATATTTCAGGTTTAAATATATCTCAAGAACTATCAGATGCACTGAAGTATAATTTGGTATAGACAGTCAGAAATCATCTGGCTACACATCATACCAGGAACAGGTCTGAGGGTTCAAGGAGACCAAGACCTGGACCAAAGTCCTTGCATTTAGCTAACATTTCTTCTTAGAATAAGAAACAACCACAATAACTCCTTTATGTAAATGACAGCAGCACCACACGACAACAGAGAGCACCATCTAGTGAGGCTGCAGAAATAGTGTGGAGAACGTGAGGGAGTGTGAGCATCACACAACAGTAGGTCCAAGGTTAATAAAGGAGGGTTTATTGACATGATTAGTTGACCTGTGCGACACAACAAAGGCACAAAATGTGTGGGAAGCAAATATTGCAGGGAGAATGGGCTGCTGTCAGCTCACAGGAATGTTTAAGATAAGGGAGACAAAGATATTGATGAATAATTCTTACTAAATGTTACAGCTAAGATGGCAAACATTAGATTTTAATAGAATagaaatgtttgacatgtactgtattcacTGTCTGTATCTCctttatttttcaataaaacactTAACAACATGCAGCGTTGTGACATTTTGCATGTTTCCTGTATGGGGTCTGAAGATATGCTGTGTGAATTAGTCTTGTGTGGTCTGGTTCGAGTGACTGCTTGATGATggattgagttttttttttctttgtggttcAGAGCTTCATGTTCTCTCTTAAGACATTACTGTAATCATTACATGCAGGAAGTATTTTTGCATTATCTACAGCTGACTAAAGAGgtgcaagaaagaaaacacaacagagttcattttcagtttttactttgaacAATGATCTTACACAATCTGTTAGACAGACCTTATGACAACAAAGCTAAAagacaaggaaataaaaaaaaagtaacttttaTATTATAAGACATGCtccaaaaccaaacacacaaagcctTAATACAATAGTTGAGCTCACTGTCTCAATCAATGTAAGCATTTGATGAAGGAAGCAGTGTATATGTCTGGTTGAATATAGTCACTTTGATGGCTTCATGTTAAACAGGTGGCTCattcagttaaaaaaataaaatccattttgCTCACAAACCTCAAATTcattcagcacaaacacatatagAAGAGGTTCAAATGATTCATGAGTAATTAGCAGTGAGCGCTTATTTAGTCATGTTTAAGATTTCATTGTACTTTTGATCCAAGTAAGTTGTTTTGCTGAAAGAAAAGCATAAACTCCAGGATATTTAATATTGCCACAGCTCTGTCCATAAGAAGTGACTCCAACTAGAGCTCTGTTGCACAACAGTGGGCCTCCTGAATCCCCCTGCAGAGAGATGAGATACTTAAAAATGATTTCTATGCAGTTTGAGTAGTGAGATGAGGTTAGGCACTGTAGCCTGTGAATTCATAGCATTCTTACCTGACAAGTATCTGCACTGTTTTTACCATCAGAGCCGGCACATATCATGCCACTGGTGATAACAGGATTGAGGTCATAATGTTCAGGAGAGTTGCATTTCTTCCTGTCGACCACAGTCACATTGACAGACATCAGGACATCTGACATTTGATCatcactgttgtttgttgtcccCCATCCAGCCACGACACAGATGGTACCAGCTTTTGGATCTTGAACAGTGTTATCCAACTCGAGCCATCCCACTGTTTTGGTTTGCTTCACTGGTTTGTTAAGCTGCCAAGAACAGAATCTTACTTATTATAGATTAACTgatggacaaagaaaaaaatgattcaaCATCCTTGTGAATACAGTGTCCATCAGTatagtataaaaataatgtaatgagGGTTTTGGAGGTTAATCAACCACCACTGTATCTGTCTTTATGTCATATAGGCTACTGTAATATACTGCACTCAGCATATTCCTACTGtacttaaaaatgtttctgcattcactaaaattataatgaaaaacCACAGCCAGCTGaggcataaaaaaaataaaagtcaacatGCAGCACAGGAAAACCAATGCAAACACAAGAATGATGTAGGATCTGTTTGGGATGTCAGTGAGaatttgaaatgcaaatgt is part of the Anabas testudineus chromosome 9, fAnaTes1.2, whole genome shotgun sequence genome and encodes:
- the LOC113150580 gene encoding granzyme A-like, with amino-acid sequence MFCPTGFTAFLSCTVLLIVQTSDGSEIIDGKEVEPHSMPFMALLEKKKPVCGGILISPSWVLTAAHCKAIKTVLLGVHSIKAKKKENKSRQVRKIKKQFPHPSYAERDRLNNLMLLKLNKPVKQTKTVGWLELDNTVQDPKAGTICVVAGWGTTNNSDDQMSDVLMSVNVTVVDRKKCNSPEHYDLNPVITSGMICAGSDGKNSADTCQGDSGGPLLCNRALVGVTSYGQSCGNIKYPGVYAFLSAKQLTWIKSTMKS